A window of the Hordeum vulgare subsp. vulgare chromosome 5H, MorexV3_pseudomolecules_assembly, whole genome shotgun sequence genome harbors these coding sequences:
- the LOC123399771 gene encoding low molecular mass early light-inducible protein HV90, chloroplastic-like, with translation MATMMTMSSVAGAAVLPRGSAGHFGAQSLPAMGRRALVVRAQTEGPSAPPPNKPKASTSIWDALAFAGPAPERINGRLAMVGFVTALAVEAGRGDGLLSQLGSGTGQAWFAYSVAVLSVASLVPLLQGESAEGRAGTIMNANAELWNGRFAMLGLVALAATEIITGAPFINV, from the exons ATGGCAACCATGATGACCATGAGCTCCGTTGCCGGTGCCGCCGTCCTGCCGCGTGGCTCGGCCGGCCATTTTGGTGCCCAATCTCTACCTGCGATGGGCCGGCGCGCCCTTGTCGTCAGGGCACAAACCGAGGGCCCGAGTGCACCACCGCCAAACAAACCCAAG GCGAGCACCTCGATCTGGGACGCGCTGGCATTCGCCGGCCCCGCACCCGAGCGCATCAACGGGCGCCTCGCCATGGTGGGCTTCGTGACGGCGTTGGCGGTGGAGGCAGGCCGCGGCGACGGACTCCTCTCGCAGCTTGGCAGCGGCACCGGGCAGGCGTGGTTCGCCTACTCCGTGGCGGTGCTGTCCGTGGCGTCGCTGGTGCCGTTGCTCCAGGGCGAGAGCGCCGAGGGCAGAGCCGGCACCATCATGAACGCCAACGCGGAGCTCTGGAACGGCCGCTTCGCCATGCTCGGACTTGTTGCTCTGGCGGCCACGGAGATCATCACTGGCGCGCCCTTCATCAACGTGTAG
- the LOC123399772 gene encoding low molecular mass early light-inducible protein HV90, chloroplastic-like: protein MMTTSSFAGAAVLPRGSAGHFGVQSMPALARRALVVRAQTEGPSSPQPSKPKASTSIWDALAFAGPAPERINGRLAMVGFVTALAVEAGRGDGLLSQLGSGTGQAWFAYSVAVLSVASLVPLLQGESAEGRAGAIMNANAELWNGRFAMLGLVALAATEIITGAPFINV from the coding sequence ATGATGACCACGAGCTCCTTCGCCGGTGCCGCCGTCCTGCCGCGTGGCTCGGCCGGTCACTTCGGTGTCCAGTCTATGCCTGCGCTGGCCCGTCGCGCCCTCGTCGTCAGGGCACAAACCGAAGGCCCGAGCTCACCACAGCCAAGCAAACCCAAGGCGAGCACCTCGATCTGGGACGCGCTGGCGTTCGCCGGCCCAGCGCCGGAGCGCATCAACGGGCGCCTTGCCATGGTAGGCTTCGTGACGGCGCTGGCGGTGGAGGCAGGGCGCGGCGATGGGCTCCTCTCGCAGCTCGGCAGCGGCACCGGGCAGGCGTGGTTCGCCTACTCCGTGGCCGTGCTGTCCGTGGCGTCACTCGTGCCGCTGCTCCAGGGCGAGAGCGCCGAGGGCAGAGCCGGAGCAATCATGAACGCCAACGCGGAGCTCTGGAACGGCCGCTTCGCCATGCTCGGTCTCGTCGCGCTCGCCGCCACCGAGatcatcaccggcgcgccattcATCAACGTGTAA